The genomic stretch CCCCTCATCTTCAGGGCTTCCCAACAAAATGATAATGTCAACTGCTGTTCTCCAGAAGGTTAGAATAGTAGGGTCCCCTCCCTGAGGGAGTCTTATTCAACCAAATAATGAGCTGGTCAGAAAGCTGAGGATGGGGGGAATAAAAAGACTGGGCTGAGGCCACACCTGGGCAACCACCTTGAGCAACAGAGACTGAATGACCAGTCAGTGAACTTCCTGGCAGCTCCCACCCAATTGCTTCCACCCAATGCACACACATAACAGGGTGGTGGATGCTGGCATGCAGCCAGGCTCTTGAGGTTGGAGTCTGTTTCGTCAGTtggctggagaaagaaaaaagctgacCAGAAGAGCACTCTAGGCTGAAGAAAAGCCAGGCAACAAAGCTGGCTGAGCGGGTGGGCATTGATTTCACTTCTTTAATGGATCTCTTAAAGACAGCAACTCCCACAATCAGTAAGAGCCAAAGACAAGCCAGATCGCCAGTTCTCCTTTGTCgccagagagcagaggaaggaattAGGAAccctggctccaggctctagccCTGTGCTCTCAGAGTTGtgctcccttccccactcggGGCTGCAGTCTGTCCGGCTGCACCAGGTCTGGCACAAAGAGTTAAGTCTACTGGATCTTCTCAGGTCCCGTGACACCCCCTGTGCCCAACTTTCGTAACTGGAGAGACTTCCTACCCTGGTGTTCTGGTGCCTGGAACAAACGTAAAGGGGCCCGGCCACCTCCTCCACCAAAATGCCCCTAAGGCTGAAAGATGTGGGTGCAAAGGGGTGGATGCAACCACAGGCCTGACCCCACCCATCCTCTACTGGTTGAAACGCCCGTGGAGGTGAGGTCTGCCAGCCTCTCACAAGGGCAAGCCTAGATGCCAATGGATGAAAAAGCGGCCGGCATCAACACCAAGAGGTCTCACCTGCACCTAGGTGGCAGCCACCTCTCGCGAGATCAGGGCTGGTGAAGCATTTAGAGCTCAGTTAGCCTCACACGGAGAAAACGGACAGAGAGGGGCTCACCTCAACCTCGAGGCTAGTCTGGTGGAGGGGCTGAAGTCAGCCTTCTTTTCATGGGAAAAAACAGAAGTTCTTAGCCTTGTGCAGGGATAGGTCAAGAGACTGAGTGCCTCTATTCCATTCAGGTATCAAGGTGAACAAGTTCAGCATTCAAACGTAAgtacttttaaatacttttcaagCTGCCAAAATCCCCAAAGAAAAAGCCAGGTCTAAACTGGAAGGATGTGGTGCAGAGATGATGAATAAGTGGACCAAGCCGGGCAGGGGAAGAGCCGGCAGGCTCACGCTCCCCACGCTCCAGGCAACACTGGTTTCCTAGTGGGGGCGCTAAGGACGACGTAAGGGTCAGGAGTGGGGCTCCGGGCCCAGGTCCTCTCTGTGACATCTGGCCTTCCCGGCAAATGCCTGCGAGTTGAGCCCCTCGCTGGGGGCCCCCAAAGGCTGGTGCGGGTGGGGCCCCCGGGCTCTTCCACTCTCCGCAGAAGCCGGGCACTCGGGGAACCCCACGCCCGCCCGGGTTGCCGAGGGGTGACGCCCCGAGTCTGAGACGGCTTCTCCCCGGGGCCGCCACCTGTAAAGCGGCCGGGTGGTGAACGTGGGAGGGCCTGCCACCGGCGGCCGGGGGCGCGGAACCCCGTGGCaagagggggcggggcggggcgccgcGCCGCTTTCCCAGCTGGAGCCGCTGCGGTTGCGAGCGAGGAGGGGCGTGGCAGTCGGGGCCTCCGTGGCCGGAGATGGCCCTCCAGCTCCACCGCGTGGCCGGACGGGGCTCGGGGAGCGCCCCCCCCCTCCGAGGGGACGCGGGATTCCAGACCCCCCACCACCATCACAAGCCAACCAGACGGAGAGAGGCATTTAGGAAGGGAGCAGCCAAGGACACCAGCCCTGAGCGAACTAATAGATTAATAAACTAAcggcagctaacatttattggacGTTTGCTACCCGCCAGACGTTGTGCTTAACACTGTCTAGTCATTTTCTGATTTAAACTCTTAAGGATCTTTGAAGCAGGTACTATTattcccatctcacagatgaggaaaccgaagtTTAGAAGAGTCTGAGCCACTGGTCCAAGTCCACACTTGATGGAGAGAGCTGACCCACCGCAGCTCCCAAAGCTGCATGACTATAGACTTGGAAATGTGGAGAGAAGGTCCCAGTTTGCTGTGGAACTGAAATAATCAGAGCTTCAGAGGCCCTCCCGTCCGCCAGTGTGTGGCTAACTCCTGTATCCCTGCTCCAACTAGTAGCCTCTGtctctccattttaaagaaaaacggTGTCCTTGGCTACAAAGGTCAGAAGGCAAAGGACAGAGCCTGAAATTCTCTGATGGCCAGGAGCCTTGGCAGAGAAAGGGACCTCGAGACCTGAGAACCAGAGACTGGGGAGAGCTAGGGAGTTAGGAGCTTCCTGGAAAGGTAAAGAACACTGAGTTAGAGAAGGCTTGAGTTCCAGGCCCTAGTCTACTTCCAACCTGCTGTGGGATCTTGAGcaagtcccttcccttctctgggtctgtttccctCCTATCCATGGGGAGATTCTTCTAAATCCAAaaatctcctttcttccctcagcttcccctcttctcttcccataCCACCCTCCACCCAAACTGGCTCTAACATTCCGGATATAACCTTGAACTAAGTTTGGAAAAGTCCCAGATTAGAGCTGCAACCCATTCTCCTGAGCTCTGGACCCAGGGCATTAAGTCCTGGCAGGGGATCTAGCCGTGGCACGTTGGAGCCATCAAAGGGGAGAAAGGTCCTGTGCCTCTGAGAGGGGCCTCAGGGGGCTGGCATTGTGATGCCCTCATCCACTCTATGACATcaccctctctcccagcccccctCCTCTCCGATCAACTGCTCTGCAAACAACCATCAATCTGAATCCCAAAGGCGTGAGAAAGTCTGTTCTCCAGTACCTGCCGCTGATCTTCTGCCTCAGCCAGCAAGAAGCACCATGAAATTGGAATTCACGGAGAAAAACTACAACAGCTTCGTGCTGCAGAACCTGAACAAACAGAGGAAACGCAAAGAGTACTGGGACATGGCCCTGACTGTGGACCACCATGTCTTCTTTGCACATCGCAACGTGCTGGCTGCTGTCTCTCCACTGGTGAAGAGCCTCATCTCCAGCAATGACATGAAGACCACCGATGAGCTCTTTATCACCATTGACCCCAACTACCTGAGTCCGGCCACAGTGGACCAGCTCCTGGACTACTTCTACAGCGGCAAGGTGGTGATCTCGGAGCAGAACGTGGAGGAGCTCCTGCGTGGGGCCCAGTATTTCAACACACCACGCCTTCGAATCCACTGTAATGACTTCCTGATTAAGTCCATCCGCCGAGCAAACTGCTTGCGCTACCTCTTCTTGGCTGAGTTGTTTGAGCTCAAAGAGGTATCAGACTTGGCCTACTCTGGCATTCGTGACAACTTCCACTACTGGGCGAGTCCCGAGGGCTCTATGCACTTCATGCGCTGTCCACCTGTCATCTTTGGCCGCCTGCTCCGAGATGAAAACTTGCATGTGCTCAATGAGGACCAGGCTCTCAGCGCACTCATCAATTGGGTGCACTTCCGGAAGGATGAGCGGGAGAAGTATTTCAAGAAGTTCTTCAATTACATCAACCTTAATGCCGTCTCCAACAAGACACTGATGTTTGCCAGCAACAAGTTGATGGGCATGGAGAACAGCTCGGCCCATGTGACCCTGATTGAGAGTGTCCTTATGGACCGAAAACAGGAGAGGCCGTGCAGCCTGTTGAGCTACCAGCGGAAAGGCGCCCTGCTTGATTCGGTGGTCATCCTAGGGGGCCAGAAGGCCCATGGCAAGTTCAACGATGGCATGTTTGCCTATATCATCCAGGAGAACCTGTGGTTGAAGCTGTCAGAGATGCCCTATCGGGCAGCAGCACTTAGCGCCACCTCGGCTGGTCGCTACATCTACATCTCTGGTGGCACCACTGAGCAGATTTCAGGGCTGAAGACAGCTTGGCGGTATGACATGGATGACAACTCCTGGACCAAGTTGCCAGACCTGCCAATTGGGCTTGTCTTCCACACCATGGTGACCTGCGGGGGGACAGTGTACTCAGTGGGTGGGAGCATTGCTCCAAGGCGGTATGTCTCCAACATCTATCGCTATGATGAGCGCAAGGAGGCCTGGTGCCTGGCAGGGAAGATGAGCATCCCTATGGATGGCACAGCCGTGATCACCAAGGGTGACCGGAACCTGTACATTGTCACTGGGCGGTGCTTGGTGAAGGGCTACATTTCTCGGGTTGGAGTGGTGGACTGCTTTGATACCACCACTGGGGATGTGGTCCAGTGTATCACCTTCCCCATTGAGTTCAACCACCGGCCCTTGCTCTCTTTCCACCAGGACAACATCCTCTGTGTACACAGCCACCGGCAGAGTGTGGAAATCAACCTGCAGAAGATAAAGGCCAACAAGACAACCACCTCGGTGCCTCTCTTGCCCAACAACTGCCCCTTGGATGTGTCCCATGCTATATGCTCCATTGGAGACAGTAAAGTGTTTGTCTGTGGGGGTGTCACCACAGCCAGTGATGTCCAGACAAAGGACTACACCATCAACCCAAACGCCTACTTGTTGGACCAAAAGATGGGCGAGTGGAAGACCCTGGCCCCCCCACCGGAAGCACTGGACTGTCCTGCCTGCTGTCTAGCCAAGCTACCTTGCAAGATTCTTCAAAGGatttaaacaactttttaagTGGGAGAATAAGTAAATGCATTATTATTCACAAtttaatgagagaaagagaggaaggtggCCTGTTGGTTCCTTCTTAGTGTTCCAGTCTATGTTTGGCCCTGAAAGAGGAGATCCTGGGTTAGGGCTGCTCCCAGTGGGTGGAAATTCAGGGCTACTCTGTCCCTGGAGGGATCCAAGCTGAGGCTGGAATGGAGTCCCTGGTGGGTGGGACTGAAGCAACTCCTGGGCACTGGCCAAGGTGGTGTCCGGAAAGCCCCCATTCTATCCTCTGTAGTCATCTCCGCTGGCATCTACTCGACTGAGAGATAAAGCATTTGCTTAGAGCCTCAGGCTCCTCCAACACTCACTCCCCTTGAGTCTGcccaggaaggcaggggagggcagatcCCAGGTTTGGGACAGGAGACTCACGGTCTGGGAGTGAGGTAGGGGAGGGTGAAGAAAGTGGTGTGGGAAAGGCTCAGGGatggaggcagagggaacagaggaggCATGGTTACTTGGCTGTTGTATTTGACTATGCAGCCATCGTGTGTTTGTGTCTCATTTGTGGGGAAGTTGGGGGGTTACTTACAGTTGTTTTCAGTAAGCAAAGTTCATGGAAAACTTTCTCCAGGAATACAGGGTTTGAGGGACTGCGAGCAAAAGAGAGATCactaaagggagaaaaaacaaatctaTATAGTTGTCCCCCCTTCTCTGTGGCTTTGCTTCCCATGGTCAACTGTGATCCAGGAACAGATGATCCTCCTCCTGATGTATCATCAGAAGACAGTAAGAGCCTAACATTATGTCACAACGCGGtcactcacctcacttcatctgCTCACGCAGGAATTTTATCATCtcccatcatcacaagaagggggAGTACAGCACAATAAGATATTCTGAGACGgaaagagagaccacattcacacaaCTTTCATTACAGCATATTGTTAAGATTGTTCcatcatttgttgttgttgttcatctcttactgtgcttaatttatacattaaactCTATCAGAGAAATGCTTctataggaaaaaacataataCAGTGGGTTCAGTACcatctgcagtttcaggcatcaATTAGGGGTCTTGGAACAGATCCCCTGTAGATAAAGGGGGGACTAATGTGTCTCTGCTGGAGAAACTTGGGGATGAGAGGGGCTAAGAGAGACAGGATGGTATAGTAGTTAGGAGTACAGACATGGGGACCAGTTGGCCTGATTTAAATGCCAATTCCACCACCTCCCTCATAGGGTGAagcttaaatgagttaatacatgtaaatgcCTAGGACAGTCCTGGCATATATAAAAGTGCCaaaagagtacattttttttaaaggaaaataagagtgTGGCAAGGGTCCAGGTTCTTGAGCCTTTGTATGAGTAAAGTCCCGTAAAATGCTCTCTGAGACCCCTTACCGCAAGGCTTTGATGAGCAGTCCTCAATTCTAACTGTCTCTGTTCCCCTTTCATCCATTTGCGTACTAATATATAATCCTCATTTTTCCCCTCACGCATTCATGAATTGATTTATTCATCCTCTCATCAGTTCACATGCACACCATTCACTGAGGCCTCTCTGCACAGGTCCTTGTTCCGGGCGGTGGGGCCGCGGGCATGACACAGACAATCCATGCCCCAGTAAGGGAGTATCTATAGCAGTGCTGTGCAACAGGAATACAATGCAAGCCACGTAtgtgatttaaatttttctagaagCAATGCTACGAGAGtaaaaaaacaggtgaaattaacgTTAATGTATCTTATTTAACGCAATATATCCAAATATTATTTAAACAAGTGATCAGGgcaagcatttattgagatgtttaacattctttttttctcgtACGAAGCCTTCGGAATCGTGTGTACTTTACACTTACAGCACAAGCGCATTTGGACTAACCAACCACGTGAGGACCCTGGAGGCTAGTGGCTACCGTATTAGTACAGGACGCTTTAAGTAGCTTTGTCGTTCAAACCTGCTCCATCCCCTTCTTTTTGCCTCTCAGCGCCGTTTGACTTGCTCAGCATCATCTTCTTGACCTCGCTGCTGGGTGGTCTCTGGCTTCAAAGCATGCCTTCTGCCCCGTCTTACTTTGTTCCCTGCAGGCGAGGACCTTCCACTTCACAGCTGACCTCTTCTCTGGAATTTCTCCCACCC from Panthera uncia isolate 11264 chromosome D4, Puncia_PCG_1.0, whole genome shotgun sequence encodes the following:
- the CCIN gene encoding calicin, which encodes MKLEFTEKNYNSFVLQNLNKQRKRKEYWDMALTVDHHVFFAHRNVLAAVSPLVKSLISSNDMKTTDELFITIDPNYLSPATVDQLLDYFYSGKVVISEQNVEELLRGAQYFNTPRLRIHCNDFLIKSIRRANCLRYLFLAELFELKEVSDLAYSGIRDNFHYWASPEGSMHFMRCPPVIFGRLLRDENLHVLNEDQALSALINWVHFRKDEREKYFKKFFNYINLNAVSNKTLMFASNKLMGMENSSAHVTLIESVLMDRKQERPCSLLSYQRKGALLDSVVILGGQKAHGKFNDGMFAYIIQENLWLKLSEMPYRAAALSATSAGRYIYISGGTTEQISGLKTAWRYDMDDNSWTKLPDLPIGLVFHTMVTCGGTVYSVGGSIAPRRYVSNIYRYDERKEAWCLAGKMSIPMDGTAVITKGDRNLYIVTGRCLVKGYISRVGVVDCFDTTTGDVVQCITFPIEFNHRPLLSFHQDNILCVHSHRQSVEINLQKIKANKTTTSVPLLPNNCPLDVSHAICSIGDSKVFVCGGVTTASDVQTKDYTINPNAYLLDQKMGEWKTLAPPPEALDCPACCLAKLPCKILQRI